The following coding sequences lie in one Gammaproteobacteria bacterium genomic window:
- a CDS encoding carbonic anhydrase, whose protein sequence is MEEIKKLTAGFARFRTKYFEKHPELFDQLSRQGQSPNVMVVACCDSRVDPAIITDSDPGDLFVVRNVANLVPPCEMGGGYHGTSAALEFAVRTLEVKHIVILGHSQCGGIQSLLQGIKAPQGDFIIPWMAIAEDARQKINTTLAHAPSLVRQRACEQAAIQVSLHNLSTFPWVRERVAQGTLHLHGWYFDIDRGELLHYNCVTDCFESLEQG, encoded by the coding sequence ATGGAAGAGATCAAAAAACTAACTGCAGGCTTTGCGCGCTTTCGTACCAAATATTTCGAAAAGCATCCCGAGCTGTTCGATCAGCTCTCGCGTCAAGGACAATCCCCCAATGTCATGGTGGTGGCCTGCTGCGACTCGCGCGTAGATCCCGCCATCATCACCGACTCCGACCCGGGCGATCTGTTCGTGGTGCGCAACGTCGCCAACTTGGTGCCCCCCTGCGAGATGGGCGGCGGCTACCACGGCACCAGCGCCGCGCTGGAGTTTGCAGTGCGCACACTGGAGGTCAAGCACATCGTGATCCTCGGCCACTCACAGTGCGGTGGCATACAATCGCTGCTGCAAGGTATCAAGGCCCCGCAGGGCGACTTCATCATTCCGTGGATGGCCATCGCCGAGGACGCGCGTCAAAAGATAAACACTACACTGGCGCACGCGCCGTCCCTGGTTCGGCAGCGCGCCTGTGAGCAGGCCGCTATACAAGTTTCACTGCATAATCTTTCGACCTTTCCCTGGGTGCGCGAACGCGTGGCGCAGGGCACGCTGCACCTGCACGGCTGGTATTTCGACATTGACCGCGGCGAGCTACTGCACTATAACTGCGTGACCGATTGCTTTGAAAGCTTGGAACAAGGGTAA
- a CDS encoding ribulose bisphosphate carboxylase small subunit, with protein sequence MMTNPGNKVTQGQFSFLPDLTDAQITAQIKYALNNNWAIGVEYTDDPHPRNTYWEMYGNPMFDLKDPAGILMEINNCRKTFPNHYIRVTAFDSTRGVESPTMSYIVNRPKNEPGFGLVRQETEGRNIRYTIHSYATDKPEGERYGK encoded by the coding sequence ATGATGACCAATCCGGGCAATAAGGTTACGCAGGGACAGTTTTCGTTCCTGCCCGACCTGACCGACGCGCAAATCACCGCGCAGATCAAGTACGCGTTGAACAACAACTGGGCGATAGGCGTTGAATACACCGACGATCCTCACCCGCGCAATACCTATTGGGAAATGTATGGCAATCCGATGTTCGACCTTAAAGATCCCGCCGGAATTTTGATGGAGATCAACAACTGCCGTAAGACCTTCCCGAATCACTATATCCGCGTAACGGCTTTTGACTCCACACGCGGTGTGGAAAGTCCGACCATGTCGTATATTGTTAATCGGCCCAAGAATGAACCGGGTTTTGGCTTGGTGCGTCAAGAAACGGAAGGACGTAACATTCGTTACACCATCCACTCTTACGCTACCGACAAACCTGAGGGTGAGCGGTACGGTAAGTAA
- the cbbX gene encoding CbbX protein, whose protein sequence is MSEPNAEQDPKPEVNALHSVSDATPVDLEAAFRDSHVQEVLDKLDRELIGLKPVKTRIREIAALLLVDRLRKGLGLTSGAPSLHMCFTGNPGTGKTTVALRMAEILHRLGYIRRAEVVSVTRDDLVGQYIGHTAPKTKEVLKKAMGGVLFIDEAYYLYKPENERDYGAESIEILLQVMENQRDDLVVILAGYKDRMDKFFQSNPGMSSRIAHHIDFPDYGADELLSIAKLMLEAQQYRFSPEAEQAFADYIVKRMKMPYFANARSARNALDRARLRQANRLFAKPGAKLTKKDLVTIEPEDILASRVFSEGVPDTEEKV, encoded by the coding sequence ATGAGCGAGCCCAACGCCGAGCAAGATCCCAAACCTGAAGTGAACGCCCTGCACAGCGTGTCTGACGCCACCCCGGTGGACCTGGAGGCCGCGTTCCGTGACTCGCACGTCCAGGAGGTGCTGGACAAGCTCGACCGTGAATTAATTGGTCTGAAACCCGTCAAGACGCGCATCCGCGAGATCGCCGCACTCTTGTTAGTAGATCGTCTGCGCAAAGGTTTGGGGCTTACTTCCGGCGCGCCGAGTCTGCACATGTGCTTCACCGGCAACCCCGGCACCGGCAAGACCACGGTCGCGCTACGCATGGCGGAAATCCTGCACCGCCTGGGTTACATCCGCCGCGCCGAAGTGGTGTCGGTGACGCGCGACGACCTGGTCGGCCAGTACATAGGTCACACGGCGCCCAAGACCAAGGAAGTATTAAAAAAAGCTATGGGAGGTGTGCTGTTCATAGATGAAGCCTATTACCTGTACAAACCGGAAAACGAGCGCGACTACGGCGCCGAGTCCATCGAAATTCTGTTGCAGGTGATGGAAAACCAGCGCGACGACCTGGTGGTGATCCTGGCTGGTTACAAGGATCGCATGGACAAGTTTTTCCAAAGCAATCCCGGCATGTCCTCGCGCATCGCCCACCACATTGACTTCCCGGATTACGGCGCCGATGAATTGCTGTCCATAGCTAAGCTGATGCTGGAAGCTCAGCAGTACCGTTTCAGCCCGGAGGCCGAGCAGGCGTTCGCGGATTACATCGTAAAGCGCATGAAGATGCCTTACTTCGCCAACGCTCGCAGTGCACGCAACGCGCTCGACCGCGCACGTTTGCGCCAGGCGAATCGCCTGTTTGCCAAGCCCGGCGCTAAGCTCACCAAGAAAGACTTGGTCACCATTGAGCCGGAAGATATCCTGGCGAGCCGCGTGTTCAGCGAAGGCGTACCCGACACGGAGGAAAAGGTTTAA
- a CDS encoding ribulose-bisphosphate carboxylase large subunit encodes MAKAEAGGTMKEGKDRYKAGVLPYKNMGYWEPDYKIKDTDLLAMFRITPQPGVDHEEAAAAVAGESSTATWTVVWTDRLTACELYRAKAYRSELVPNTGPGTKNEAQYFAYIAYDLDLFEPGSIANLTASIIGNVFGFKAVKALRLEDMRIPVAYLKTFQGPATGVVVERERLDKFGRPLLGATTKPKLGLSGRNYGRVVYEGLKGGLDFMKDDENINSQPFMHWRDRFLYCMDAVNKASAATGEVKGHYLNVTAGTMEEMYRRAEFAKQLGSVIIMIDLVIGYTAIQSMALWARQNDMILHLHRAGNSTYSRQKNHGMNFRVICKWMRMAGVDHIHAGTVVGKLEGDPLMIRGYYDTLLDTHTPLNLEKGLFFEQDWASLNKVMPVASGGIHAGQMHQLLTYLGDDVVLQFGGGTIGHPQGIQAGAVANRVALEAMVMARNEGRDIWNEGPQILQDAAKWCGPLKAALDTWKDITFNYDSTDTPDFVPTTTASA; translated from the coding sequence ATGGCAAAAGCAGAAGCTGGTGGAACAATGAAAGAGGGTAAGGACCGCTACAAAGCAGGCGTCTTACCTTACAAAAACATGGGCTACTGGGAGCCTGATTACAAGATCAAAGATACCGACCTATTGGCGATGTTCCGCATCACCCCGCAGCCCGGGGTGGATCACGAGGAGGCCGCCGCCGCCGTTGCAGGCGAATCCTCCACCGCTACGTGGACTGTGGTATGGACTGACCGCCTGACCGCGTGCGAGCTCTATCGCGCCAAGGCTTATCGCTCTGAGCTGGTGCCGAATACCGGCCCTGGCACCAAGAACGAGGCGCAATACTTCGCCTACATCGCCTATGACCTCGATCTGTTCGAGCCCGGCTCCATCGCTAACCTGACCGCTTCCATTATCGGTAACGTGTTCGGCTTCAAGGCGGTGAAAGCACTGCGCCTGGAAGACATGCGCATCCCGGTTGCCTACCTGAAGACCTTCCAAGGTCCCGCTACCGGTGTCGTGGTTGAGCGCGAGCGTCTGGACAAGTTTGGCCGTCCGCTGCTGGGCGCCACCACCAAGCCGAAGCTCGGTCTGTCTGGCCGCAACTATGGCCGCGTGGTGTATGAAGGGCTGAAGGGCGGTCTGGATTTCATGAAAGACGACGAGAACATCAACTCGCAGCCCTTCATGCACTGGCGCGACCGTTTCCTGTATTGCATGGATGCGGTCAACAAGGCGTCTGCTGCCACGGGTGAGGTTAAAGGCCACTACCTCAACGTCACCGCCGGCACCATGGAAGAAATGTACAGGCGTGCGGAATTCGCCAAGCAACTGGGTTCGGTCATCATCATGATTGACCTGGTGATCGGTTACACCGCGATCCAGTCCATGGCGCTTTGGGCCCGCCAGAACGACATGATTCTGCACCTGCACCGCGCCGGTAACTCGACCTACTCGCGCCAGAAGAATCATGGCATGAACTTCCGCGTGATTTGCAAGTGGATGCGCATGGCGGGCGTGGATCACATCCATGCCGGTACGGTTGTGGGCAAGCTGGAAGGCGATCCGCTCATGATCCGTGGCTACTATGACACGCTGCTCGACACGCACACCCCGTTGAACCTGGAAAAAGGCTTGTTCTTCGAACAGGACTGGGCTTCGCTGAACAAGGTTATGCCGGTCGCGTCCGGCGGTATTCACGCCGGTCAGATGCACCAGTTGCTGACTTATCTGGGTGACGACGTGGTGCTGCAATTCGGCGGCGGTACGATCGGTCACCCACAAGGGATTCAGGCAGGAGCGGTGGCTAACCGTGTAGCACTCGAAGCCATGGTTATGGCACGTAACGAAGGTCGCGATATCTGGAATGAAGGCCCGCAGATTCTGCAAGATGCCGCCAAGTGGTGTGGCCCGCTCAAAGCCGCGCTGGATACATGGAAAGACATCACCTTCAACTACGATTCCACCGATACCCCTGACTTTGTGCCGACCACCACGGCCAGTGCTTAA